Proteins from a single region of Parambassis ranga chromosome 16, fParRan2.1, whole genome shotgun sequence:
- the trip13 gene encoding pachytene checkpoint protein 2 homolog isoform X3 has product MVFGNYRWTEFDEDFLRDHVESVAIDNPDETPTQPLDLENCSVSIHIYTLNEDGPSMLMLDEDEELSAATHWLLPAAEFHGIWESLVYESGVKTQLLDYVTTTICFSDKNVDSNLISWNRVVLLHGPPGTGKTSLCKALAQKLSIRMSSRYTYGQFVEINSHSLFSKWFSESGKLVTKMFQKIQQLVDDKDALVFVLIDEVESLTAARNASRAGTEPSDAIRVVNSVLTQLDQIKRHSNVLILTTSNVTEKIDLAFVDRADIKQYIGPPSEKGIYNIYLSCLEELMKCQIIYPRQQLFTMFELETMDFAESEVSEHSLKLRNIALKSKGLSGRALRKLPFLAHALFVKTPSVTLEWFLEALSQAVDKQKEENANLVNGV; this is encoded by the exons ATGGTGTTTGGAAACTACAGATGGACAGAATTTGATGAGGACTTCCTGAGGGATCACGTGGAATCAGTGGCTATAGATAATCCTGATGAAACGCCAACACAG CCCCTTGATTTGGAGAACTGCTCCGTCTCGATTCACATCTACACACTGAATGAGGATGGACCCAGCATGCTGATGCTGGACgaggatgaggagctttcagCAGCCACTCACTGGTTGCTGCCGGCAG CTGAATTCCATGGGATTTGGGAAAGTCTGGTTTATGAAAGTGGAGTCAAAACACAG ctcctggaTTATGTCACAACAACAATTTGCTTCTCAGACAAAAATGTTGACAGCAACCTAATTTCGTGGAACCGTGTTGTGTTGCTTCACG GCCCTCCAGGCACTGGGAAAACATCACTCTGCAAAGCACTTGCCCAGAAACTGTCAATCAGGATGTCGAGTCG GTATACTTACGGTCAGTTTGTTGAGATAAACAGCCACAGCTTGTTTTCAAAGTGGTTCTCAGAG AGCGGAAAGCTGGTCACAAAGATGTTTCAAAAGATTCAGCAACTGGTTGATGACAAAGATGCTCTTGTGTTCGTCCTGATAGATGAG GTGGAGAGTCTGACTGCAGCAAGAAATGCCAGCAGGGCAGGAACAGAGCCTTCTGATGCTATTCGAGTGGTCAACTCTGTCCTTACTCAGCTAGACCAGATCAAACG ACATTCCAACGTGCTCATCCTGACAACCTCCAATGTGACAGAAAAGATTGACCTGGCATTTGTAGACAGAGCTGACATCAAGCAGTACATTGGACCTCCGTCTGAGAAGGGCATCTATAACATCTACCTCTCCTGCCTTGAGGAGCTGATGAAG TGTCAGATCATCTACCCCCGGCAGCAGCTGTTCACCATGTTTGAGTTGGAGACTATGGACTTCGCAGAGAGCGAGGTGTCAGAACACAGTCTGAAGCTGAGGAATATCGCACT GAAAAGCAAAGGTTTGAGTGGAAGAGCACTCCGGAAGTTACCATTTCTAGCCCATGCACTCTTTGTAAAG ACACCATCAGTAACTCTTGAGTGGTTTCTGGAAGCTTTGAGCCAAGCTGTGGAtaaacagaaggaggaaaacGCTAACCTGGTCAACGGTGTCTGA
- the trip13 gene encoding pachytene checkpoint protein 2 homolog isoform X2 gives MEGENQRPKVNVEVHVKPHSTANRSEVERHVQNLLNRHSMVFGNYRWTEFDEDFLRDHVESVAIDNPDETPTQPLDLENCSVSIHIYTLNEDGPSMLMLDEDEELSAATHWLLPAAEFHGIWESLVYESGVKTQLLDYVTTTICFSDKNVDSNLISWNRVVLLHGPPGTGKTSLCKALAQKLSIRMSSRYTYGQFVEINSHSLFSKWFSESGKLVTKMFQKIQQLVDDKDALVFVLIDEVESLTAARNASRAGTEPSDAIRVVNSVLTQLDQIKRHSNVLILTTSNVTEKIDLAFVDRADIKQYIGPPSEKGIYNIYLSCLEELMKCQIIYPRQQLFTMFELETMDFAESEVSEHSLKLRNIALKSKGLSGRALRKLPFLAHALFVKTPSVTLEWFLEALSQAVDKQKEENANLVNGV, from the exons ATGGAGGGGGAAAACCAGAGACCAAAGGTCAACGTGGAGGTCCACGTTAAACCTCACAG TACAGCTAACCGGTCTGAGGTGGAGAGGCATGTTCAGAATCTGCTGAATCGCCACAGCATGGTGTTTGGAAACTACAGATGGACAGAATTTGATGAGGACTTCCTGAGGGATCACGTGGAATCAGTGGCTATAGATAATCCTGATGAAACGCCAACACAG CCCCTTGATTTGGAGAACTGCTCCGTCTCGATTCACATCTACACACTGAATGAGGATGGACCCAGCATGCTGATGCTGGACgaggatgaggagctttcagCAGCCACTCACTGGTTGCTGCCGGCAG CTGAATTCCATGGGATTTGGGAAAGTCTGGTTTATGAAAGTGGAGTCAAAACACAG ctcctggaTTATGTCACAACAACAATTTGCTTCTCAGACAAAAATGTTGACAGCAACCTAATTTCGTGGAACCGTGTTGTGTTGCTTCACG GCCCTCCAGGCACTGGGAAAACATCACTCTGCAAAGCACTTGCCCAGAAACTGTCAATCAGGATGTCGAGTCG GTATACTTACGGTCAGTTTGTTGAGATAAACAGCCACAGCTTGTTTTCAAAGTGGTTCTCAGAG AGCGGAAAGCTGGTCACAAAGATGTTTCAAAAGATTCAGCAACTGGTTGATGACAAAGATGCTCTTGTGTTCGTCCTGATAGATGAG GTGGAGAGTCTGACTGCAGCAAGAAATGCCAGCAGGGCAGGAACAGAGCCTTCTGATGCTATTCGAGTGGTCAACTCTGTCCTTACTCAGCTAGACCAGATCAAACG ACATTCCAACGTGCTCATCCTGACAACCTCCAATGTGACAGAAAAGATTGACCTGGCATTTGTAGACAGAGCTGACATCAAGCAGTACATTGGACCTCCGTCTGAGAAGGGCATCTATAACATCTACCTCTCCTGCCTTGAGGAGCTGATGAAG TGTCAGATCATCTACCCCCGGCAGCAGCTGTTCACCATGTTTGAGTTGGAGACTATGGACTTCGCAGAGAGCGAGGTGTCAGAACACAGTCTGAAGCTGAGGAATATCGCACT GAAAAGCAAAGGTTTGAGTGGAAGAGCACTCCGGAAGTTACCATTTCTAGCCCATGCACTCTTTGTAAAG ACACCATCAGTAACTCTTGAGTGGTTTCTGGAAGCTTTGAGCCAAGCTGTGGAtaaacagaaggaggaaaacGCTAACCTGGTCAACGGTGTCTGA
- the trip13 gene encoding pachytene checkpoint protein 2 homolog isoform X1, with protein sequence MDTRDLVDATNSFDNEIVMRMEGENQRPKVNVEVHVKPHSTANRSEVERHVQNLLNRHSMVFGNYRWTEFDEDFLRDHVESVAIDNPDETPTQPLDLENCSVSIHIYTLNEDGPSMLMLDEDEELSAATHWLLPAAEFHGIWESLVYESGVKTQLLDYVTTTICFSDKNVDSNLISWNRVVLLHGPPGTGKTSLCKALAQKLSIRMSSRYTYGQFVEINSHSLFSKWFSESGKLVTKMFQKIQQLVDDKDALVFVLIDEVESLTAARNASRAGTEPSDAIRVVNSVLTQLDQIKRHSNVLILTTSNVTEKIDLAFVDRADIKQYIGPPSEKGIYNIYLSCLEELMKCQIIYPRQQLFTMFELETMDFAESEVSEHSLKLRNIALKSKGLSGRALRKLPFLAHALFVKTPSVTLEWFLEALSQAVDKQKEENANLVNGV encoded by the exons ATGGACACAAGAGATTTGGTTGATGCAACTAATTCGTTTGACAACGAGATTGTTATGAG GATGGAGGGGGAAAACCAGAGACCAAAGGTCAACGTGGAGGTCCACGTTAAACCTCACAG TACAGCTAACCGGTCTGAGGTGGAGAGGCATGTTCAGAATCTGCTGAATCGCCACAGCATGGTGTTTGGAAACTACAGATGGACAGAATTTGATGAGGACTTCCTGAGGGATCACGTGGAATCAGTGGCTATAGATAATCCTGATGAAACGCCAACACAG CCCCTTGATTTGGAGAACTGCTCCGTCTCGATTCACATCTACACACTGAATGAGGATGGACCCAGCATGCTGATGCTGGACgaggatgaggagctttcagCAGCCACTCACTGGTTGCTGCCGGCAG CTGAATTCCATGGGATTTGGGAAAGTCTGGTTTATGAAAGTGGAGTCAAAACACAG ctcctggaTTATGTCACAACAACAATTTGCTTCTCAGACAAAAATGTTGACAGCAACCTAATTTCGTGGAACCGTGTTGTGTTGCTTCACG GCCCTCCAGGCACTGGGAAAACATCACTCTGCAAAGCACTTGCCCAGAAACTGTCAATCAGGATGTCGAGTCG GTATACTTACGGTCAGTTTGTTGAGATAAACAGCCACAGCTTGTTTTCAAAGTGGTTCTCAGAG AGCGGAAAGCTGGTCACAAAGATGTTTCAAAAGATTCAGCAACTGGTTGATGACAAAGATGCTCTTGTGTTCGTCCTGATAGATGAG GTGGAGAGTCTGACTGCAGCAAGAAATGCCAGCAGGGCAGGAACAGAGCCTTCTGATGCTATTCGAGTGGTCAACTCTGTCCTTACTCAGCTAGACCAGATCAAACG ACATTCCAACGTGCTCATCCTGACAACCTCCAATGTGACAGAAAAGATTGACCTGGCATTTGTAGACAGAGCTGACATCAAGCAGTACATTGGACCTCCGTCTGAGAAGGGCATCTATAACATCTACCTCTCCTGCCTTGAGGAGCTGATGAAG TGTCAGATCATCTACCCCCGGCAGCAGCTGTTCACCATGTTTGAGTTGGAGACTATGGACTTCGCAGAGAGCGAGGTGTCAGAACACAGTCTGAAGCTGAGGAATATCGCACT GAAAAGCAAAGGTTTGAGTGGAAGAGCACTCCGGAAGTTACCATTTCTAGCCCATGCACTCTTTGTAAAG ACACCATCAGTAACTCTTGAGTGGTTTCTGGAAGCTTTGAGCCAAGCTGTGGAtaaacagaaggaggaaaacGCTAACCTGGTCAACGGTGTCTGA
- the brd9 gene encoding bromodomain-containing protein 9 isoform X2, translating into MGKKHKKHKPEWRTVDDYEDKALEKPLKLVLKVGGSEVTELSGSGHDSSYYDDRSDHERERHKEKKKKKKKKSEKDKDKYVDDEERRRRKEEKRKKREREQIESEAAAVTAASAGIPVEPFTLSKSISIGLEPEEKKKKKERFDVDLELEEFHPSVKVEVEQPGDRPVRACRTQQESETTPRQQLLEHFLRQLQRKDPHGFFSFPVTDAIAPGYSVIIKHPMDFSTMKDKIRNNEYNTVTEFKADFKLMCDNAMVYNRPETVYYKAAKKLLHTGFKMMSKERLLALKRSMSFMQDMDFTQQAAILGDEDLVADLPPPEALPIPVEAKKSRKQPVKDMKGVISSYLYEPEGNACSLTDSTAEEHVLALVEHSADEARDRINRYMPTSKMGYLRKETDGSLVYTVVNQSDPEAEEEEIHKVDLSSLSNKLLPGLTTLGFKDDRRHKVTFLSSAYNIQTLQKNSVFPDLLPDEVDMLYSAYGDDTGVQCALSIQEFVKGCGSVTKRWVDGLLDKMTASDHTNAVNQIRQKRNILLKPDESKTNICDMQIADGTGLGDSGSVLDFMSMKNYTDMSLDISMLNSLGKAVKKEPGNEDSQQHFDDADKLLQEFQEAQVDRVGSRPSSNLSSLSNASERDQHHLGSPSHLGVGDQSEMVHDPYEFLQSPDPDGPANS; encoded by the exons atggggaaaaaacacaagaaacataAACCGGAATGGAGAACAGTTGATG ACTATGAGGACAAAGCTCTTGAGAAGCCCCTGAAGCTGGTGCTCAAAGTTGGAGGGAGTGAAGTGACAGAGCTTTCTGGTTCAGGCCATGACTCCAGCTATTATGATGACAGGTCAGACCACGAGCGTGAGCGCcacaaggagaagaagaagaagaagaagaaaaagtccGAAAAGGATAAAGACAAGTATGTGGACGATGAGGAGAGAAGGCGGCGGAAG gaggaaaaaaggaagaagagagagcGGGAGCAGATTGaatcagaggcagcagctgttaCTGCTGCAAGTGCAGGCATTCCTGTTGAACCGTTCACGCTGTCAAAAAGTATAAGCATTGGACTAGAG cctgaagagaagaaaaagaagaaggagaggtttGATGTCGACCTTGAATTGGAGGAGTTCCACCCCAGTGTGAAAGTGGAAGTGGAACAGCCGGGAGACAGGCCAGTCAGAGCCTGCCGGACACAACAAG AGAGTGAGACCACTCCTCGTCAACAGCTGCTGGAACACTTTCTGAGGCAGTTGCAGAG GAAAGATCCACACGGATTCTTCTCATTTCCAGTAACTGATGCAATTGCTCCTGGTTACTCAGTGATCATCAAACATCCAATGGACTTTAGCACCATGAAGGACAAGATTAGAAACAATGAATACAACACGGTAACAGAATTCAAG GCGGACTTTAAACTGATGTGCGACAATGCCATGGTATACAACCGACCGGAGACTGTCTACTACAAGGCTGCCAAGAAACTGCTTCATACAGGATTTAAGATGATGAGCAAG GAGCGACTTTTGGCCTTAAAACGCAGCATGTCGTTCATGCAGGACATGGACTTCACCCAGCAGGCAGCCATTTTGGGAGATGAAGACCTGGTAGCGGATTTACCTCCTCCAGAGGCGCTGCCCATCCCAGTGGAAGCAAAGAAGTCCAGGAAACAACCAGTGAAAGACATGAAGGGAGTCATCAG TAGCTACCTGTATGAACCAGAGGGGAACGCTTGCAGCTTGACGGACAGTACAGCTGAGGAGCACGTCCTGGCACTGGTTGAACATTCAGCAGATGAAGCTCGGGACCGAATCAACAGATACATGCCCACCTCCAAG atgGGCTACCTGCGTAAAGAAACAGATGGTTCTCTTGTGTATACAGTTGTAAATCAGAGTGATCCTGAGGCAGAAG AAGAGGAGATACATAAAGTTGACCTGAGCTCTCTGTCAAATAAGCTCCTGCCTGGATTAACAACCTTGGGTTTCAAAGATGACAGGAGACACAAAG tgactTTCCTCAGCAGTGCCTACAACATCCAGACCCTTCAGAAGAACTCCGTCTTTCCAGACTTGCTACCTGATGAGGTGGACATGCTTTACTCAGCCTATGGAGATGACACGGGGGTACAGTGTGCTCTCAG CATACAAGAGTTTGTCAAAGGCTGTGGAAGTGTCACCAAGCGTTGGGTTGATGGGCTCCTGGACAAGATGACCGCAAGCGATCACACTAATGCAGTGAATCAGATTCGGCAG AAAAGAAACATATTGCTGAAACCTGATGAAAGCAAGACCAACATCTGTGACATGCAG attGCAGATGGTACTGGCCTGGGAGACAGCGGATCAGTGCTGGATTTCATGTCAATGAAGAACTATACTGATATGTCTCTGGATATTTCCATGCTTAACTCCTTAG gtaAGGCAGTGAAAAAAGAGCCAGGTAATGAGGACAGCCAGCAGCATTTTGACGACGCTGACAAACTTCTGCAGGAGTTCCAGGAGGCTCAGGTCGACAGAGTCGGATCAAGACCCTCATCTaacctgtcctctctctctaacGCCTCAGAGAGGGACCAGCATCACTTAG GAAGCCCATCACACTTAGGTGTTGGGGACCAGTCTGAAATGGTTCATGATCCCTATGAGTTCCTGCAGTCTCCAGACCCAGACGGGCCAGCCAACAGCTGA
- the zdhhc11 gene encoding palmitoyltransferase ZDHHC11 — translation MSCFSRSVRRTAPILGSSKNEPAFSKPPRINGWSWPPHALQVAGWLVYIYLAIVSFGIYIPLLPVPWKHVVYALMAIAFAVHLFTHITAATIDPADASMRAKQSYSSPMPLFDRTKQPHVIQDLKCNLCDIRVGPKVKHCGTCNKCVEDFDHHCKWLNTCVGGRNYRFFFMALISATLGVSLLIAVVLFIFIQHYLDPNSLRTAPQFDSVVGNTTWLIFLPLAPIKTSSTSVLILAFITAMLSIISLLLLGHLLGFHLYLFHKGISTFDYIKMQRNKEASNAGSEAGNCDTETHNKSPQNQEGTIDCEPTLSQSSSSCNFDDKGPLASRLSASICTELETFRKSTEKESSFQYGIENTAREISMSNINSWKPDNDVKDGSAGVRSADRVPGVQDPLGSSVMTADDA, via the exons ATGAGCTGCTTCAGTAGGAGCGTGAGACGCACAGCGCCCATACTAGGCAGCAGCAAAAATGAGCCGGCCTTCTCTAAACCCCCCCGGATCAACGGATGGTCGTGGCCCCCTCACGCTTTACAGGTGGCTGGGTGGCTGGTGTACATCTACCTCGCCATAGTCAGCTTTGGAATCTATATCCCTCTTCTACCTGTGCCATGGAAGCACGTGGTTTATGCC CTGATGGCCATAGCATTTGCTGTACACCTCTTTACCCATATCACCGCTGCGACAATAGATCCAGCAGATGCCAGCATGAGGGCCAAACAGAGCTACTCCAGCCCCATGCCTTTATTTGACCGAACGAAGCAGCCACATGTGATCCAAGATCTGAAGTGTAATCTATGCGATATCAGGGT TGGTCCCAAAGTTAAACACTGCGGTACGTGCAACAAGTGTGTGGAGGACTTTGATCACCATTGCAAATGGCTGAACACCTGTGTGGGAGGAAGGAACTATAG GTTTTTCTTCATGGCGCTCATCTCTGCTACACTGGGCGTCTCTCTGCTCATTGCTGTGGTCTTGTTTATATTCATTCAGCATTACCTGGATCCAAACAGCCTACGGACTGCACCACAGTTTGACA GTGTGGTGGGAAATACTACTTGGCTGATCTTTTTACCTTTAGCTCCCATAAAGACCAGTTCAACTAGTGTCCTCATATTAGCCTTCATCACAGCGATGCTGAGCAtcatcagcctgctgctgctcggtCATCTGCTGGGCTTTCACCTTTACCTCT TTCACAAAGGCATAAGCACATTTGATTACATAAAGATGCAGCGCAACAAAGAAGCTAGTAATGCAGGCTCTGAAGCAGGAAACTGTGATACAGAAACCCATAACAAGTCTCCCCAg AACCAAGAGGGAACAATTGACTGTGAGCCAACATTATCACAGAGTTCAAG TTCCTGTAATTTTGACGATAAAGGACCGCTCGCCAGTCGACTTTCAGCGTCCATTTGTACAGAG CTGGAAACCTTTAGGAAGTCAACCGAAAAGGAGAGTAGTTTCCAGTATGGCATAGAGAATACAGCAA GGGAAATATCTATGAGTAACATCAACAGCTGGAAGCCTGACAATGATGTGAAGGATGGGAGCGCCGGCGTGAGGTCTGCAGACAGAGTTCCTGGGGTGCAGGACCCTCTGGGCAGCTCAGTTATGACTGCAGATGATGCTTAG
- the brd9 gene encoding bromodomain-containing protein 9 isoform X1 yields MGKKHKKHKPEWRTVDDYEDKALEKPLKLVLKVGGSEVTELSGSGHDSSYYDDRSDHERERHKEKKKKKKKKSEKDKDKYVDDEERRRRKEEKRKKREREQIESEAAAVTAASAGIPVEPFTLSKSISIGLEPEEKKKKKERFDVDLELEEFHPSVKVEVEQPGDRPVRACRTQQESETTPRQQLLEHFLRQLQRKDPHGFFSFPVTDAIAPGYSVIIKHPMDFSTMKDKIRNNEYNTVTEFKADFKLMCDNAMVYNRPETVYYKAAKKLLHTGFKMMSKERLLALKRSMSFMQDMDFTQQAAILGDEDLVADLPPPEALPIPVEAKKSRKQPVKDMKGVISSSYLYEPEGNACSLTDSTAEEHVLALVEHSADEARDRINRYMPTSKMGYLRKETDGSLVYTVVNQSDPEAEEEEIHKVDLSSLSNKLLPGLTTLGFKDDRRHKVTFLSSAYNIQTLQKNSVFPDLLPDEVDMLYSAYGDDTGVQCALSIQEFVKGCGSVTKRWVDGLLDKMTASDHTNAVNQIRQKRNILLKPDESKTNICDMQIADGTGLGDSGSVLDFMSMKNYTDMSLDISMLNSLGKAVKKEPGNEDSQQHFDDADKLLQEFQEAQVDRVGSRPSSNLSSLSNASERDQHHLGSPSHLGVGDQSEMVHDPYEFLQSPDPDGPANS; encoded by the exons atggggaaaaaacacaagaaacataAACCGGAATGGAGAACAGTTGATG ACTATGAGGACAAAGCTCTTGAGAAGCCCCTGAAGCTGGTGCTCAAAGTTGGAGGGAGTGAAGTGACAGAGCTTTCTGGTTCAGGCCATGACTCCAGCTATTATGATGACAGGTCAGACCACGAGCGTGAGCGCcacaaggagaagaagaagaagaagaagaaaaagtccGAAAAGGATAAAGACAAGTATGTGGACGATGAGGAGAGAAGGCGGCGGAAG gaggaaaaaaggaagaagagagagcGGGAGCAGATTGaatcagaggcagcagctgttaCTGCTGCAAGTGCAGGCATTCCTGTTGAACCGTTCACGCTGTCAAAAAGTATAAGCATTGGACTAGAG cctgaagagaagaaaaagaagaaggagaggtttGATGTCGACCTTGAATTGGAGGAGTTCCACCCCAGTGTGAAAGTGGAAGTGGAACAGCCGGGAGACAGGCCAGTCAGAGCCTGCCGGACACAACAAG AGAGTGAGACCACTCCTCGTCAACAGCTGCTGGAACACTTTCTGAGGCAGTTGCAGAG GAAAGATCCACACGGATTCTTCTCATTTCCAGTAACTGATGCAATTGCTCCTGGTTACTCAGTGATCATCAAACATCCAATGGACTTTAGCACCATGAAGGACAAGATTAGAAACAATGAATACAACACGGTAACAGAATTCAAG GCGGACTTTAAACTGATGTGCGACAATGCCATGGTATACAACCGACCGGAGACTGTCTACTACAAGGCTGCCAAGAAACTGCTTCATACAGGATTTAAGATGATGAGCAAG GAGCGACTTTTGGCCTTAAAACGCAGCATGTCGTTCATGCAGGACATGGACTTCACCCAGCAGGCAGCCATTTTGGGAGATGAAGACCTGGTAGCGGATTTACCTCCTCCAGAGGCGCTGCCCATCCCAGTGGAAGCAAAGAAGTCCAGGAAACAACCAGTGAAAGACATGAAGGGAGTCATCAG TAGTAGCTACCTGTATGAACCAGAGGGGAACGCTTGCAGCTTGACGGACAGTACAGCTGAGGAGCACGTCCTGGCACTGGTTGAACATTCAGCAGATGAAGCTCGGGACCGAATCAACAGATACATGCCCACCTCCAAG atgGGCTACCTGCGTAAAGAAACAGATGGTTCTCTTGTGTATACAGTTGTAAATCAGAGTGATCCTGAGGCAGAAG AAGAGGAGATACATAAAGTTGACCTGAGCTCTCTGTCAAATAAGCTCCTGCCTGGATTAACAACCTTGGGTTTCAAAGATGACAGGAGACACAAAG tgactTTCCTCAGCAGTGCCTACAACATCCAGACCCTTCAGAAGAACTCCGTCTTTCCAGACTTGCTACCTGATGAGGTGGACATGCTTTACTCAGCCTATGGAGATGACACGGGGGTACAGTGTGCTCTCAG CATACAAGAGTTTGTCAAAGGCTGTGGAAGTGTCACCAAGCGTTGGGTTGATGGGCTCCTGGACAAGATGACCGCAAGCGATCACACTAATGCAGTGAATCAGATTCGGCAG AAAAGAAACATATTGCTGAAACCTGATGAAAGCAAGACCAACATCTGTGACATGCAG attGCAGATGGTACTGGCCTGGGAGACAGCGGATCAGTGCTGGATTTCATGTCAATGAAGAACTATACTGATATGTCTCTGGATATTTCCATGCTTAACTCCTTAG gtaAGGCAGTGAAAAAAGAGCCAGGTAATGAGGACAGCCAGCAGCATTTTGACGACGCTGACAAACTTCTGCAGGAGTTCCAGGAGGCTCAGGTCGACAGAGTCGGATCAAGACCCTCATCTaacctgtcctctctctctaacGCCTCAGAGAGGGACCAGCATCACTTAG GAAGCCCATCACACTTAGGTGTTGGGGACCAGTCTGAAATGGTTCATGATCCCTATGAGTTCCTGCAGTCTCCAGACCCAGACGGGCCAGCCAACAGCTGA
- the tppp gene encoding tubulin polymerization-promoting protein has product MADHKDNIEDFKVQTAKHPNIALAPMRPHSEQSKDRASKRLSVESNGTSEGGVGSSTPVEITALEESFRRFAIHGDTRATGKDMHGKNWSKLCKDCGVIDGKNITLTDVDIVFTKVKKKSCRTITFDEFKVALGELARKKYKEKPGEEAEAEVFKLIEGKGPVIAGVTRAVASPTVSRLTDTTKFTGSHKERFDEAGRGKGKAGRVDIVDTSGYVSGYKHQGSYEKKINKPTAGRP; this is encoded by the exons ATGGCAGACCACAA AGACAACATAGAAGACTTCAAAGTCCAAACAGCAAAGCACCCCAACATCGCCTTGGCCCCTATGCGGCCACACAGTGAACAATCTAAAGACCGGGCGTCCAAAAGGCTTTCAGTTGAGTCTAATGGGACCAGCGAGGGTGGAGTGGGCTCGTCCACACCTGTGGAAATAACCGCTTTGGAAGAGTCATTTCGACGTTTTGCCATCCACGGTGACACTCGTGCTACGGGCAAAGATATGCACGGCAAGAACTGGTCCAAACTCTGCAAGGACTGTGGCGTGATTGACGGCAAGAACATCACCCTCACTGACGTGGACATCGTCTTCACCAAAGTCAA GAAGAAATCCTGTCGCACCATCACATTTGATGAGTTCAAGGTTGCACTGGGAGAGCTCGCCAGgaagaaatataaagaaaagcCTGGAGAGGAGGCTGAGGCCGAGGTCTTCAAGCTGATAGAGGGGAAGGGGCCCGTCATCGCAGGAGTCACA AGAGCTGTGGCCTCCCCTACAGTGAGCCGTCTCACAGACACCACCAAGTTTACAGGGTCGCACAAAGAGCGTTTTGACGAGGCCGGCCGCGGAAAGGGTAAGGCAGGACGCGTAGACATAGTCGACACTTCTGGATACGTCTCGGGATACAAACATCAAGGGTCGtatgaaaagaaaataaataaacccaCTGCGGGCAGACCCTGA